The window CGGACGAGGCGGCTTGACCGGCCAGGGCTCCTTCACCATGCTTTCATTAGCAGACCTTGTTGAAGCGGCGATCGGGAGGGGGCGATGACGGCTTTGGGACAGGCGACGGTGGACGCAGCTTCGGAAACGGCGTCGTGGCGAGCGGCGCCGTTCCGTGACGCCGGCCTGATGCCGGTTGATTTGGAGGTGCGGCGCGAGGCGGACGGGGCCATGGTGATGCGCTCGCGCATTCCCTTGGCCGCGCATGACTGGAACCTGCCGCGCGCCTTCGCCGCGGTGGCGGCGCGTGAAGGGGCAAAGACCGCCCTGGCCCGTCGCGAGCCGGCCCAGGGCGGCGCCTGGGGTTTGCAGAGCTATGCTGAACTGAAGGCCAGTATGGACGCCGTGACCCAGTGGCTGCTGGATCATCCGCGGCACACGGGCGGGCCGCTGATGGTTATGGGCGCCAACAGCCCGGTCATGGCGGCCTTCCTGTTCGGAGCCCTGGCGGCGGGCGTGCCGACGGCCCCGGTCAGCGCCCATTACGCCCTGCTGGGCGGCGACCTGGGGCGACTGAATCACGTCATCCGCAGCTTGAAGCCGTCGATCCTGCTGATCGAGGACGCCCGCATGGCCGCCGCCGCGATCGACGCCTTGGACCTGGGCGAAGCCGTGGTTATCACCGCCACGCCCGAGGCGCTGACGCGGACGAGCCTGCCCTTGACGGAGGTCATGGCCACGCGCCCCGGTCCCGGCGTGGCCGCGAGCATCGAGGGTCTGAAGCCGGAACAGGTCGCCCAGTTCATGATGACCTCCGGCTCGACAGGCCTGCCCAAAGTCGTGCCGCTGAGCCTGCGCTCCATCGCCGCCAATACGGCCCAGGCGGCCCAGGTGATCGGCGAGGACTACGCCTGGTCCGGCGACCTGCTGGGCTGGATGCCGTGGAACCATGTGGCCGGGGCGGCGGTGCTGAGGGCCGTGCTGCTGGCGGGCGGCGCCTTCCATATCGATGACGGCAAGCCCATGCCGGGCCTGTTCGAGGCGTCTATTCGCAACCTGCGCGAGCGGCCTGTGCGCTACTACGTCAACGTGCCCACCGGCTACGCCATGCTGGCCGACGCGCTGGAGGCGGACGCCGAACTGCGCCGGACCTTCTTCTCCGACCTGCGGGTCATGGTGTTCGGCGGCGCGGCTCTGAACCAGTCGGTCAGCGACCGGATACAGGCCATGGCGGTGGCGGAGACGGGCCATCGCATCATGCTGACCTCGGCCTATGGCGCGACCGAAACCACGGCGGGCTTCATGGTGGTGCACCAATATACCGACCGTCTGGGGCTGGGCCTGCCCGTGCCGGGGGTCGAGGTGAAGCTGGTCCCGTACGACGCCGACAGGTTCGAGGTGCGAGTGCGCGGCCCGAACGTCATGGGCGGCTACCATGAGGATGCGGCGCGGACGGCCGAGGCGTTCGACGCCGAGGGCTATTACCGCATGGGCGACCTGGCGACCCTGACGGATCGAGACGACCCGACCCAGGGCGTCTTCTTCGCCGGGCGGCTGGCGGATCAGTTCAAGCTGTCGACGGGCTCCTGGGTGTTTGGGGCGCAGATGCGCGAAACGGTCTTTCAGGCCCTGGCGCCGCTCGTCGCCGAGGTGGTGCTGTGCGACGACAACCGGCCGTGGCTTGGGGTTCTGGCCTGGCCGTCGCCCGTCGGGATCAAGGCTGTGCTGGGCATGGAGGCCGGCGAGGCCCTGACGTCGGGCGCCCTGGCGCAGGCGGTGCGCGAACGGCTGACCGCCCACAACGCCTCGGCTCACGGCGCCAGCGCCCGTATCGCGCGTCTGGCCTTCCTGACGACGCCGCCCGACCCGAACGCGCACGAAGTCTCCGATAAGGCGACGATCAACCGCCGCGCCGTCATCGACAACCGCGGGGCCCAGGTCGAGGCCCTCTACGCCGAGCCTGCCGGGCCGGGCGTCATCGTCGCCTGAAACAGAGGAAGATATCCGATGGTCTATATCCTGGGCGGCTGGCAGTCCGACTTCAAACGCAACTGGGCCCGCGAGGGACTGGAGATCGGTGATGGCTTCGCCGAGGCTCTGCGCGGGGGTCTCGACGCCGTGGACATGGCGCCGGACGAAATCGAGGTCGGCCATGTCGGCAATTTCGTCGGTGACCTGTTCTCGGGCCAAGGGCAGCTGGGCGGCTTCTTCGCCATGGCCGAGCCGGCCTTCGACGGCCTGCCGACCTCGCGGCACGAAGCGGCCTGCGCCTCGGGCAGCATCGCCCTGCTGGCGGCGATGGCGGACATCGAGTCCGGGCGCTACGGAACCGCCGCCGTCCTGGGGCTGGAGATGATGCGCAACGTGCCGGGCGAGACGGGGGCCGCCTATCTGGGGGCCGCCGCCTGGGTGGGGCATGAGTATCAGGACGCGCGCTACGTCTGGCCGCGCGCCTTTTCCGAACTGACCGACGAATACGACCGCCGCTATGGCATCGACGAGGCGCATCTGCGCCGCATCTCGCAGATCAACTTCGCCAACGCCAGGCTGAACCCCAGGGCCCAGACGCGCGACTACGTCTTCAATGACGCCAGCTTTTCGGCCGACGATGAAGCCAATCCGGTGATCGAGGGGCGGGTGCGCAAGAGCGACTGCGGCCAGGTGACGGACGGCGCGGCCATGGTGGTTCTGGCCTCAGCCGAACGGGCGGCGGACTATGCCCGGCGACGCGGCGTGCCTCTGGAAAACCTGCCGCGCATCAAGGGCTGGGGCCATCGCTCGGGCCCGCTCAGCTATCAGCGCAAGGTCGAGGCCAGCGCCGGGGGCGACTACGTTTTCCCGCAGGTCAAACGCGCCATTGACGAGGCGCGGGCGCGGGCGGGTCTGTCGCTGGACGGGATCGACGCGGTCGAGACGCACGACTGCTTCGCCATGACCGAATACATGGCCATCGACCATCTGGGGCTGACCGCGCCGGGCGAGAGCTGGAAGGCGGTCGAGGCGGGCGACATCGAGATCGGCGGACGTCTGCCGATCAATCCGTCGGGCGGGCTGATCGGCTGCGGCCACCCGGTCGGCGCGACTGGGGTGCGGATGGCGCTGGACGCCTTTCGCCAGACGACCGGAACGGCGGGCGGCTGTCAGGTCGAGGGGGCGAAGAACGTCCAGACGCTGAATATCGGCGGCTCGACCACCACGACCGTCAGCCTGGTGATCGGCCGGGATTGAGGCGGCTCAGCCGTCCTGACGACGGGTGCGGATGGCGATGGCCGCCGAGCCGTGGGCGATGGTCAGGCCGTCGGGCGTAGAGACCGTGACCTCGGCGACCACCTTGCGCGGGTCGGCGTAGACGGCGCGACCCTCGGCGATCAGTCGTCCGCAGCCGATGGGGGCGGCGTTCAGAAAGCGCATCGACAGGTCGGTGGACAGCAGGAACTCGCCCGGCTTCAGCAGGGTCATGGCCGCGCCGCCGCCGACGATATCGACCAGGGCCGCCGTCACCCCGCCATGCACCAGGCCGACGAAGTTGGAATGGCCGGGGTCGATGTCGCACTCGACCCGCATATGACCCTCGGCCACGTCCACCGGACGGGCGGCCAGACGGTTGACGAAACCGCCCGGCCAGACCGTTTCGATCCACCGCCGCGCCAGCTCCAGCCCGCTTTGCGCCGGATCGAGGGCGAAGACGGGCGGCTGAATCATCTGCGGCGATCCGCTCATGCGGCGACGCTCCGGGGAGCGCTCAACCTGGCGAAGCGGGCGGCGGCGGCGCGGTATTCCGCCTCCAGCCGGTCCACCACGACGGCCGTGGGCTCGACGGCGTTGATCTTCTGCAGGCCCTGGCCGGCGGCCCAGATGTCGCGCCAGCGCTTGTGCGCCGCGTCGCCGGAATAGTCGCGGGTGATCGGGCCGCCCAGGGCGTCCGGGTCCATGCCCGCCGCGCGCAGGCTGGGCTTCAGCCAGGAGGCCGGGGTGCCGGTGATGGCCGAGGAGACGATCAGGTCGTCGGGGCCGCTGTCGACGATCATCTGCTTGTAAGGGTCCTGCGCCCGGCTCTCGGCGGCGGCCAGGAAGCGGGTGCCCATGTAGACCATGTCGGCGCCTGCCGCGATCGCGCCCGCCACGCCCGCGCCGTCGGCGATGCCGCCGCCGATGGTCAGCCAGCCGTCAAAGAACTCGCGCACCGCCGAGACGAAGGCGAAGGGCGACAGGTGGCCGGTGTGGCCGCCCGCGCCGGCGCTGATGCAGGCCAGGCCGTCGACGCCCGCGTCGGCGGCCTTCCTGGCCAGGGCCATGTTGACCACGTCGGCGAAGACCAGGCCGCCATAGCCCTTGACCGTCTCCATCACCGGCTTGGGCGAGCCCAGGGCGGTAATGACGATGGGCGGCTTGTACTGCGCCACCAGCCTCAGGTCTTCTTCGAGCCGGGCGTTGGTCGAGTGGGTGATCAGGTTGGCGACCCACGGCCCGTCGCCGGGGTTCAAGGCGTCGGTGATCTGACCCATCCAGGCGTCCAGGTCGGCGACGGTGCGGCAGTTGGGCGTGGGAAAGGCGCCGCCGATCCCGGCCTTGCAGGCGGCGATGACCAGTTCCGGCCCGCTGACCAGGAACATGGGCGCCGAAATCACGGGCAGGCGCATCGGGTGGGGGAAGGCGGTGGTCATGCGGATTTCAACTGTCCAGAGTGGTCGCCGAGGGACCGGCGCAGGTCGCGTTTCAGCACCTTGCCGACGGGGTTGCGCGGCAGGATGTCGATGACTTCCAGCCGTTCGATCTGCTTGTAGACGGCGACATGCTTGTCGCCGGTCAGGAAGCGGTTGATGTCGCCGAGGTCGGCGGTCTGACCCGGCTTGAAGACGACGAAGGCGCACAGACGCTCGCCCAGGTTGGGGTCGGGAGCGCCCACCACGGCCACATCGGCGACGGCGGCGTGGCCCATCAGATGACCCTCGATTTCCTCGGACGAGATATTCATCCCGCCCCGGATGATGACGTCCTTCAGGCGGCCGACGAAGCGGTAGAACTGTCGTTGGTCGCCCGCCAGTTCGAACAGGTCGCCGGTGCGGAACCAGCCGTCCGCGTCAAAGGCCCGGGCGTTGATTTCGGGCGAGCGCCAATAGCCCGAGAAGATGGTCGCGCCCTTGACCCGCAGCTCGCCAGACACCCCGACCGCGGTGATCTCCTGCTCCGTCTCGGGATCGACCAGGCGGGTGAAGATGCGGTCGTGCAGCAGGGCCTTCCATCGGAAACCTTCGCCCAGGCGCGGGAACAGGACGGCGCGTTCGGCCGCATCCGGCACGTCTTTCTGGGCGCTGGGGAAGGAGGCGCCTTCGTTGGAGCCGAAATAATTGACGATCTGGACGCCGTACTTCTCGAAGAAGGTGCGGACCATCCATTCCGACAGGGGCGCCGAACCTGAGCCGATGGACCGCAGCCGGTCGAAATCGACACCTTCGAGCAGGGCCTCGTTCTGCAGCAGCAGGTTCAGCACGGCGGGCGGGGCGACAGTGTAGTCGATCTTCTCGGCGCGGACCTGTTGCAGGAAGATCTGCAGGTCGAACGGCTGATGCTGGATCAGAACACCGCCGAGCAGCAGCCAGGAGACGAAGCTGGTCGAGATGCCCGCCATATTGACCATGGGAAAGGGGTTCAGCAGCACCGCGCCGGGTTGCAGGTCGGCGGCGTCCGCCACGCCCGCGCCCATGATGATCCACTCATTGTGGCTACGCGGCACGCCCTTGGGCTGGGCCTCGGTGCCGGAGGTCCAGCAGATGGTGACGATGTCGTCGGCGCAAATGTTCGCGGCGCGGGCCGCCGCGCGTCCGGCCTCGATCTCGGTCTCGTCCAACGCCGATGCGCGGGCGTCGAGGTCGATGGTTCCGGCGGGCGCCTCGCCGCCGGCCACCAGAACGGCTTTCAGGGTGGGGGCGTCCGCCTGGACCGACAGCATCATCGCGGCATGGGCGTGCTTGCCGATGCGGGCGGCGGTCACCACGGCCTTGGTGTCCGTCTTGGCGACGATATAGGCCAATTCGTGCTCGCGGTACTGGACCGGGGCGGGGGTGATGATGGCGCCCAGGCGGATACAGGCCAGGTAGATCAGGCCCAGCTCGATGACATTGGGCAGTTGCACCGCCACCACGTCGTCGCGTCCGACGCCGACCGTGTGTAGAACGGCGACGTAGCGGGCGACCCGGTCCTCGACCTCGGCCCAGGTCAGGCGGGCCGGGGCGCCGCCCATGATGGCTTCGCGGTTGATGGGGTCGACCACGGATTCGGCGTCCGGCATGGCGGCGACGTGACGACGGAACAGGTCGTCCAGCGTGTCTTCGCCCCACCAGCCCCTGGCCTTGAAGTCGCGGATACGGTCCTCCGGCACGACGATCATGTCGCTCTTCTCCCTGGTTCTCTTTTACGTCTTCCGGTCATTGAGGCGCCGGATAGATCAGTGACTTCACCTCGCCGCGCACCACCTTGCCCACCGGGTTGCGGGGCAGGGCGGCGACGACGTGAAGGATCTTGGGGGTGCGCACAGGGCCGACGGTCTCGCGCACGAAGGCGGTCAGGGCGTCGGCCGCGACGGCGGCGTCATCCAGGGCGACCACGGCTTCCAGCCGCTCGCCCCAGACATCATCGGCGACGCCGAAGGCGCAGGCCTCGCGCACGGCCGGGTGGGCGTTCAGCGCCGCCTCCACCTCGCCGGGATAGATGTTGTAGCCGCCGCTGATGATCAGTTCTTTCGAGCGACCCAGCAGATACAGATAGCCGTCCGCGTCCAGCCGCCCGATGTCGCCGGTCTTCAGCCAGCCGTGGTGGCGGGCGGCGTCGGTCTGTGCGGGATCGTCCAGATAGACGGTGGCGGCCAGGTCGCCATGGACCAGGATTTCGCCTTCGGCCTCTGCTGTTCTGACCTCGCCGTCGGCGCCCAGCAGGGCGACCGGGGTGTCCGGGAACAGCCGTCCGACCGAGGTGCGCAACTCGGGCCTCGCCATCTCGGCGGGCGAGAGGCTGGCGATGGTCATGGGGGCTTCGGTCTGGCCGTAGAGGGTCGAGAGCACAGGGCCGAACCGGGCGATGGCCTCGGCGATCCGCGCGGGCGGCATGGGGGCGGCGGAATAGGTCAGGTGGCGCAGCCGGGCGAAATCGCCGGGACCGAAGCGACCTTCCTCCATCAGCAGATAGATCAGGGTCGGGGGCATGAAGACGGTGGTGATCCGCGTCTTCAGTTCGCCCAGGATGGCCTCGCGCTCGGGCCTGTCCAGCAGGACATGGGCTCCGCCCGCCGCCAGCACCGGCAGGATGTAATGCGAGGCGCCGTGCGTCAGGGGCGCGACAGCCAGGTTCACGTCGTCAGGGCCGAAGTCGTAGAAACTCTCGAGTGAACGCAGCGCCGCGGCGCCGCTGCGGACGCTCTGCAACACGCCCTTGGGCGCGCCGGTCGAGCCGCCGGTGAACTTCAGGGCGAAAGCGAGGTCGGGATCATCCGAAATCGGGGGCAGGGTCGACGGATCGACCGGGGCCGGGCGCCAGTCGTCGAGCTCCAGAGGACGGGCCGTCTCGCCCATGGCCTCGGCGGAGGCAGCGTCGTGCAGGGTCAGCTTCAGGCGGGCGCGCTTCTGGAACAGGCTGTTCAGGCGCGGCCCGTTGCGCGGGTTCAGCGGCGTCCAGACGGCGCCTGTGCGCAGAATGGCCAGATAGGCGATGACATGGTCGGCGCTGTTGGCGGCGCACAGGCCGATCCGGTCGCCAGGCGTCACGCCGCGCGCGATCAGATCGGCGGCGGCGGCCTCGACCTGTGTGACCAGTTCGCCGTGGCGGATGACGCGGTCGCCATCGAACAGGGCCGGGCGATCGCGCTTGTCGGGCAGGGCGTCATAGAGGGCGCGGATCGGGCTGCGGATCATGCCGCGCGCTCCAGGATGGTGACGACGGTCGCCGCCTCCTCGACGCCCAGGAAGCCGCCGCCGTTCTCGGCTGCCGCGATGCGGGCGCCCTTGACCTGACGCGCTCCGGCTTCGCCGCGTAGGTGTTGTATCAGTT of the Brevundimonas pondensis genome contains:
- a CDS encoding NAD(P)H-dependent flavin oxidoreductase, producing the protein MTTAFPHPMRLPVISAPMFLVSGPELVIAACKAGIGGAFPTPNCRTVADLDAWMGQITDALNPGDGPWVANLITHSTNARLEEDLRLVAQYKPPIVITALGSPKPVMETVKGYGGLVFADVVNMALARKAADAGVDGLACISAGAGGHTGHLSPFAFVSAVREFFDGWLTIGGGIADGAGVAGAIAAGADMVYMGTRFLAAAESRAQDPYKQMIVDSGPDDLIVSSAITGTPASWLKPSLRAAGMDPDALGGPITRDYSGDAAHKRWRDIWAAGQGLQKINAVEPTAVVVDRLEAEYRAAAARFARLSAPRSVAA
- a CDS encoding acetyl-CoA acetyltransferase yields the protein MVYILGGWQSDFKRNWAREGLEIGDGFAEALRGGLDAVDMAPDEIEVGHVGNFVGDLFSGQGQLGGFFAMAEPAFDGLPTSRHEAACASGSIALLAAMADIESGRYGTAAVLGLEMMRNVPGETGAAYLGAAAWVGHEYQDARYVWPRAFSELTDEYDRRYGIDEAHLRRISQINFANARLNPRAQTRDYVFNDASFSADDEANPVIEGRVRKSDCGQVTDGAAMVVLASAERAADYARRRGVPLENLPRIKGWGHRSGPLSYQRKVEASAGGDYVFPQVKRAIDEARARAGLSLDGIDAVETHDCFAMTEYMAIDHLGLTAPGESWKAVEAGDIEIGGRLPINPSGGLIGCGHPVGATGVRMALDAFRQTTGTAGGCQVEGAKNVQTLNIGGSTTTTVSLVIGRD
- a CDS encoding class I adenylate-forming enzyme family protein, with translation MIRSPIRALYDALPDKRDRPALFDGDRVIRHGELVTQVEAAAADLIARGVTPGDRIGLCAANSADHVIAYLAILRTGAVWTPLNPRNGPRLNSLFQKRARLKLTLHDAASAEAMGETARPLELDDWRPAPVDPSTLPPISDDPDLAFALKFTGGSTGAPKGVLQSVRSGAAALRSLESFYDFGPDDVNLAVAPLTHGASHYILPVLAAGGAHVLLDRPEREAILGELKTRITTVFMPPTLIYLLMEEGRFGPGDFARLRHLTYSAAPMPPARIAEAIARFGPVLSTLYGQTEAPMTIASLSPAEMARPELRTSVGRLFPDTPVALLGADGEVRTAEAEGEILVHGDLAATVYLDDPAQTDAARHHGWLKTGDIGRLDADGYLYLLGRSKELIISGGYNIYPGEVEAALNAHPAVREACAFGVADDVWGERLEAVVALDDAAVAADALTAFVRETVGPVRTPKILHVVAALPRNPVGKVVRGEVKSLIYPAPQ
- a CDS encoding PaaI family thioesterase → MIQPPVFALDPAQSGLELARRWIETVWPGGFVNRLAARPVDVAEGHMRVECDIDPGHSNFVGLVHGGVTAALVDIVGGGAAMTLLKPGEFLLSTDLSMRFLNAAPIGCGRLIAEGRAVYADPRKVVAEVTVSTPDGLTIAHGSAAIAIRTRRQDG
- a CDS encoding AMP-binding protein; translated protein: MTALGQATVDAASETASWRAAPFRDAGLMPVDLEVRREADGAMVMRSRIPLAAHDWNLPRAFAAVAAREGAKTALARREPAQGGAWGLQSYAELKASMDAVTQWLLDHPRHTGGPLMVMGANSPVMAAFLFGALAAGVPTAPVSAHYALLGGDLGRLNHVIRSLKPSILLIEDARMAAAAIDALDLGEAVVITATPEALTRTSLPLTEVMATRPGPGVAASIEGLKPEQVAQFMMTSGSTGLPKVVPLSLRSIAANTAQAAQVIGEDYAWSGDLLGWMPWNHVAGAAVLRAVLLAGGAFHIDDGKPMPGLFEASIRNLRERPVRYYVNVPTGYAMLADALEADAELRRTFFSDLRVMVFGGAALNQSVSDRIQAMAVAETGHRIMLTSAYGATETTAGFMVVHQYTDRLGLGLPVPGVEVKLVPYDADRFEVRVRGPNVMGGYHEDAARTAEAFDAEGYYRMGDLATLTDRDDPTQGVFFAGRLADQFKLSTGSWVFGAQMRETVFQALAPLVAEVVLCDDNRPWLGVLAWPSPVGIKAVLGMEAGEALTSGALAQAVRERLTAHNASAHGASARIARLAFLTTPPDPNAHEVSDKATINRRAVIDNRGAQVEALYAEPAGPGVIVA
- a CDS encoding class I adenylate-forming enzyme family protein produces the protein MIVVPEDRIRDFKARGWWGEDTLDDLFRRHVAAMPDAESVVDPINREAIMGGAPARLTWAEVEDRVARYVAVLHTVGVGRDDVVAVQLPNVIELGLIYLACIRLGAIITPAPVQYREHELAYIVAKTDTKAVVTAARIGKHAHAAMMLSVQADAPTLKAVLVAGGEAPAGTIDLDARASALDETEIEAGRAAARAANICADDIVTICWTSGTEAQPKGVPRSHNEWIIMGAGVADAADLQPGAVLLNPFPMVNMAGISTSFVSWLLLGGVLIQHQPFDLQIFLQQVRAEKIDYTVAPPAVLNLLLQNEALLEGVDFDRLRSIGSGSAPLSEWMVRTFFEKYGVQIVNYFGSNEGASFPSAQKDVPDAAERAVLFPRLGEGFRWKALLHDRIFTRLVDPETEQEITAVGVSGELRVKGATIFSGYWRSPEINARAFDADGWFRTGDLFELAGDQRQFYRFVGRLKDVIIRGGMNISSEEIEGHLMGHAAVADVAVVGAPDPNLGERLCAFVVFKPGQTADLGDINRFLTGDKHVAVYKQIERLEVIDILPRNPVGKVLKRDLRRSLGDHSGQLKSA